A stretch of the Azorhizobium caulinodans ORS 571 genome encodes the following:
- a CDS encoding response regulator encodes MKTCLVVDDSGVVRKVARRILEDLSFNVREAADGQAALKACEEAMPDGILLDWNMPVMEGIEFLELLRKTEGGDVPRVIFCTTNNDIEHITRAIEAGANEYIMKPFDQDILREKLEEVGLLEKAPAT; translated from the coding sequence ATGAAGACCTGCCTAGTGGTGGATGATTCAGGCGTGGTGCGTAAGGTGGCCCGTCGCATCTTGGAGGATCTGTCCTTCAACGTGCGTGAGGCGGCCGACGGGCAGGCGGCTTTGAAGGCGTGCGAGGAAGCCATGCCGGACGGCATCCTGCTGGACTGGAACATGCCCGTCATGGAAGGCATCGAGTTCCTCGAGCTCCTGCGCAAGACCGAGGGCGGCGACGTGCCGCGCGTGATCTTCTGCACCACCAACAACGACATCGAGCACATCACGCGCGCGATCGAGGCTGGTGCCAACGAATACATCATGAAGCCTTTCGATCAGGACATCCTGCGCGAGAAGCTTGAGGAAGTCGGCCTGCTGGAGAAGGCACCCGCTACATGA
- a CDS encoding hybrid sensor histidine kinase/response regulator, producing MDDLLREFLTETNESLDVADVELVKFEQDPNNAQILNNIFRLVHTIKGTCGFIGLSRLAALAHAAETLMDKFREGAPVTTDAVGLVLQTIDRIKELLAELEARGGSEPEGSDQDLIGQLELMAENAHNAPVAVVEAPKPAAPAASSGFSGQLERDLLPGEIPLDELERIFRETEVEKPAAKKKEVAVSEPAKAALPATAKSTAPATTAPAPAPAAAAPAPAPSTAVARKPAEDEHKAAPAARGDDHAGSVSSQSIRVNVSVLEHLMTMVSELVLTRNQLMEIARRQEDSEYKVPLQRLSNVTAELQEAVMRTRMQPIGNAWQKLPRIVRDLAQELGKQIELEQIGAETELDRQVLDQIKDPLTHMVRNSADHGLEMPEDRRKAGKPEKGTIRLSAYHEGGHVIVEISDDGKGLDVARIKQKALDNGLATEAELAKMSDQQVFRYIFAAGFSTAAKVTSVSGRGVGMDVVRSNIEMIGGTVEVRSKQGAGSTFVIKIPLTLAIVPALIVEASGERFAVPQSAVIELVRVQPNSEHQVKRLKESPVLCLRDKLLPIVNLGKLLGMAPQGEDNLDDLLIAVMQVGNQTFGVVVDAVSHTEEIVVKPMSSVLRQLPMVSGSTILGDGRVIMIVDPAGLAQVAASPEEERSNLGADGAAHLRDQGATTSLLLLRAGNNDIKAVPLSLVTRLEELELEKVETVNGHPVIQYRGALIPLVHVNDKVKRATTGTQPMLIFSDEGKVMGLVVDEIVDIVEARLDMQLSSDAPDALGAAIIDGQATEILDVGHFLSIAFGDWFERHDSEKQTSFGKVLLVDDSLFYRNLIEPVLKGTGYEVTACSSGREALEKIAAGARFDAVVSDLEMPDMDGCQLARALRADAATAHLPIIALSSDRSSESIERARVAGFTDYIAKFDRPGLIAALKEFAGTAHGEAA from the coding sequence ATGGATGATCTGCTGCGCGAGTTTCTGACGGAAACCAACGAGAGCCTCGACGTGGCTGACGTCGAGCTCGTCAAGTTCGAACAAGATCCGAATAATGCTCAGATCTTGAACAACATTTTCCGTCTGGTCCACACCATCAAGGGCACCTGCGGCTTCATCGGCCTGTCCCGCCTCGCGGCGCTTGCGCATGCGGCCGAGACGCTGATGGACAAGTTCCGCGAAGGCGCGCCGGTGACCACGGATGCGGTGGGCCTGGTGCTCCAGACCATCGACCGCATTAAGGAACTGCTGGCCGAGCTCGAGGCGCGCGGCGGCTCCGAGCCTGAAGGGTCCGACCAGGACCTCATCGGGCAGCTCGAACTCATGGCCGAGAACGCCCACAACGCGCCGGTCGCGGTTGTCGAGGCGCCCAAGCCCGCCGCGCCTGCGGCGTCCAGCGGCTTCTCTGGTCAGCTGGAGCGCGATCTGCTGCCGGGCGAAATCCCGCTCGACGAGCTGGAGCGCATCTTCCGCGAGACCGAGGTCGAGAAGCCGGCCGCCAAGAAGAAGGAAGTCGCGGTCAGCGAGCCGGCCAAGGCCGCCCTGCCGGCGACCGCCAAGAGCACCGCTCCGGCCACCACGGCTCCGGCGCCCGCTCCGGCCGCCGCTGCTCCGGCCCCGGCGCCCTCCACCGCGGTGGCGCGCAAGCCCGCCGAGGATGAGCACAAGGCGGCCCCCGCCGCGCGCGGCGACGATCACGCCGGCAGCGTCTCGTCCCAGTCCATTCGCGTGAACGTGAGTGTGCTGGAACACCTGATGACCATGGTCTCCGAGCTGGTGCTGACCCGCAACCAGTTGATGGAGATCGCCCGTCGCCAGGAAGACTCCGAATACAAGGTCCCGCTGCAGCGCCTGTCCAACGTGACGGCGGAGCTGCAGGAAGCGGTTATGCGCACCCGCATGCAGCCGATCGGCAATGCCTGGCAGAAGCTGCCGCGCATCGTCCGCGATCTGGCGCAGGAGCTGGGCAAGCAGATCGAGCTGGAGCAGATCGGCGCCGAGACTGAACTCGACCGCCAGGTCCTCGACCAGATCAAGGACCCGCTCACCCACATGGTGCGCAACTCCGCCGACCACGGCCTGGAGATGCCCGAGGATCGCCGCAAGGCCGGCAAGCCGGAGAAGGGCACGATCCGCCTCTCGGCCTATCACGAGGGCGGCCACGTCATCGTCGAGATCTCCGACGACGGCAAGGGCCTCGACGTCGCGCGCATCAAGCAAAAGGCGCTCGACAACGGTCTCGCCACCGAGGCCGAACTGGCCAAGATGTCCGACCAGCAGGTGTTCCGCTACATCTTCGCGGCCGGCTTCTCCACCGCCGCCAAGGTGACCAGCGTCTCGGGCCGCGGCGTCGGCATGGACGTGGTGCGCTCGAACATCGAGATGATCGGCGGCACGGTGGAAGTGCGCTCCAAGCAGGGCGCCGGCTCCACCTTCGTCATCAAGATCCCGCTTACCCTCGCCATCGTCCCGGCCCTCATCGTCGAGGCTTCGGGCGAGCGCTTCGCGGTGCCGCAGAGCGCGGTCATCGAGCTGGTCCGCGTGCAGCCCAATTCCGAGCATCAGGTCAAGCGCCTGAAGGAATCCCCGGTGCTGTGCCTGCGCGACAAGCTGCTGCCGATCGTGAACCTCGGCAAGCTGCTCGGCATGGCGCCGCAGGGCGAGGACAATCTGGACGACCTCCTCATCGCCGTGATGCAGGTGGGCAACCAGACCTTCGGCGTGGTGGTGGACGCGGTCTCCCACACCGAGGAAATCGTGGTGAAGCCCATGTCCTCGGTGCTCCGTCAGCTGCCGATGGTGTCGGGCTCGACCATTCTCGGCGACGGCCGCGTGATCATGATCGTGGACCCGGCGGGTCTTGCCCAGGTGGCGGCCAGCCCCGAAGAGGAGCGTTCCAACTTGGGTGCCGACGGTGCTGCCCATCTGCGCGACCAGGGGGCGACCACCTCGCTGCTCCTGCTGCGCGCCGGCAACAACGACATCAAGGCGGTGCCGCTCTCGCTGGTCACCCGCCTCGAGGAGCTGGAGCTCGAGAAGGTCGAGACGGTCAACGGCCACCCGGTCATCCAGTACCGTGGCGCGCTGATCCCGCTGGTGCACGTGAACGACAAGGTGAAGCGCGCCACCACCGGCACGCAGCCCATGCTGATCTTCTCCGACGAGGGCAAGGTCATGGGTCTCGTGGTGGACGAGATTGTCGACATCGTCGAGGCCCGCCTCGACATGCAGCTCTCCTCCGATGCGCCGGATGCGCTCGGCGCGGCCATCATCGACGGCCAGGCGACCGAGATCCTCGATGTCGGCCACTTCCTGTCCATCGCCTTCGGCGACTGGTTCGAGCGGCATGACAGCGAGAAGCAGACCAGCTTCGGCAAGGTGTTGCTGGTGGATGACAGCCTCTTCTACCGCAACCTCATCGAGCCGGTGCTGAAGGGCACGGGCTATGAGGTCACCGCCTGCTCGTCCGGCCGCGAGGCGCTCGAGAAGATCGCCGCCGGCGCCCGCTTCGACGCGGTGGTCAGCGATCTGGAGATGCCCGACATGGACGGCTGCCAGCTGGCCCGCGCCCTGCGCGCGGATGCGGCGACCGCCCACCTGCCGATCATCGCCTTGTCGAGCGACCGTTCTTCGGAGAGCATCGAGCGGGCCCGCGTGGCCGGCTTCACTGACTACATCGCCAAGTTCGACCGTCCCGGTCTCATCGCCGCGCTGAAGGAATTCGCCGGCACTGCCCATGGAGAGGCGGCATGA
- a CDS encoding rod-binding protein, whose translation MAIQPPSDIVLDVMQAADPAKAQKVTANLQRLATSASSGVFDTMVQGVAGGFSGGLSFASTSTTSLHNLTNLSKRPGAEPGEAASELMAKAGNDPLRKFEAMVLSTFVESMLPKSTAVYGAGNAGNVWRSMLAQKMGDQVAEAGGIGIAKTIAARHPEMRTVSGAQVAGAPTAAAARLTTVQPSGGEADKDTTTTGTDISI comes from the coding sequence ATGGCCATCCAACCTCCCTCAGATATCGTCCTCGACGTCATGCAGGCGGCGGACCCGGCCAAGGCGCAGAAGGTGACCGCCAACCTTCAGCGGCTGGCGACCTCCGCGTCCTCCGGCGTGTTCGACACGATGGTGCAGGGCGTTGCCGGGGGCTTTTCCGGAGGCCTCTCGTTTGCCTCCACCAGCACCACGTCGCTGCACAATCTGACCAATCTGTCGAAGCGGCCCGGCGCCGAGCCCGGCGAGGCCGCCTCCGAGCTGATGGCGAAGGCGGGCAACGACCCGCTGCGCAAGTTCGAGGCCATGGTGCTCTCCACGTTCGTGGAAAGCATGCTGCCCAAGTCCACGGCGGTCTATGGCGCCGGCAACGCCGGCAATGTCTGGCGCTCCATGCTGGCCCAGAAGATGGGTGACCAGGTGGCGGAAGCGGGCGGCATCGGCATCGCCAAGACCATCGCGGCGCGCCATCCCGAGATGCGCACCGTGAGCGGCGCCCAGGTGGCCGGTGCGCCGACCGCCGCGGCGGCCCGGCTGACGACGGTCCAGCCGTCGGGCGGCGAGGCCGACAAGGATACGACCACCACCGGCACTGACATTTCCATTTGA
- a CDS encoding CheR family methyltransferase, translating to MSAADYEFFKKYLKQHSGLILSDDKHYLLESRLVPLLRKFEIADFGRLAAVLRDNSSSAVAEAVIEAMTTNESLFFRDKTPFEVFTSIMLPKLHAARSPSAPLRIWCAAASTGQEPYSLAMTLKENPHLVGSRRVEIFCTDLSNEVLERAASGRYNQFEVQRGLPIQMLMKYFKKVDDMWEISPQLKTMMTFRKLNLLNPFVGLGTFDIVFCRNVLIYFDAPTKTDILNRLAKVTAADGYLVLGGAETVMGLGDAYKPLPNQRGFYVPNVPAAAAPAAMASR from the coding sequence ATCAGCGCCGCCGACTACGAATTCTTCAAGAAGTACCTGAAGCAGCACTCCGGTCTGATCCTGTCGGACGACAAGCACTATCTGCTCGAGAGCCGCCTCGTTCCCCTGCTGCGCAAGTTCGAGATCGCCGATTTCGGTCGCCTCGCGGCGGTGCTGCGGGACAATTCCTCGTCCGCCGTGGCCGAGGCCGTGATCGAGGCTATGACCACGAACGAGTCGCTGTTCTTCCGCGACAAGACCCCGTTCGAGGTCTTCACCAGCATCATGCTGCCGAAGCTGCACGCCGCCCGCTCGCCGAGCGCGCCCCTGCGCATCTGGTGCGCCGCCGCCTCGACGGGGCAGGAGCCCTATTCGCTGGCGATGACGCTGAAGGAAAATCCGCATCTCGTCGGCTCGCGCCGGGTGGAGATCTTCTGCACGGATCTGTCGAACGAGGTTCTGGAGCGGGCCGCCTCCGGCCGCTACAACCAGTTCGAGGTCCAGCGCGGCCTGCCGATCCAGATGCTGATGAAGTACTTCAAGAAAGTCGACGACATGTGGGAGATCTCTCCCCAGTTGAAGACCATGATGACCTTCCGCAAGCTGAACCTGCTCAACCCGTTCGTGGGCCTCGGCACGTTCGACATCGTGTTCTGCCGCAACGTGCTCATCTATTTCGATGCGCCGACCAAGACCGACATCCTGAACCGGCTCGCCAAGGTGACGGCGGCGGACGGTTATCTGGTGCTCGGCGGTGCGGAGACGGTGATGGGCCTCGGCGACGCCTACAAGCCGCTGCCCAACCAGCGCGGCTTCTATGTGCCGAACGTTCCGGCCGCTGCGGCGCCTGCGGCCATGGCCTCCCGCTGA
- a CDS encoding glycosyltransferase, whose product MISVIIPTKDSERELVPVLSALVAGVTAGILRDVILVDGGSVDETAKIADAAGCLFIPSVNDPGLRMKQGAQHSRGRWLLFLGANAVLAEGWAREVGAFLETAERRGAADRMVATFRLSVDGFGLRPRFGEAVAAAKLAVFGRPKAGQGLLISRKHYERIGGHAAGVATERRLFSRIRRRDMYVFQSRVMLAEADVSAP is encoded by the coding sequence TTGATTTCCGTCATCATTCCCACCAAGGATTCGGAACGCGAGCTCGTGCCGGTGCTTTCCGCGCTGGTGGCCGGCGTGACCGCAGGCATCCTGCGCGATGTGATCCTGGTGGATGGTGGTTCTGTCGACGAGACCGCCAAGATCGCCGATGCGGCGGGCTGCCTCTTCATTCCCTCGGTCAATGATCCCGGCCTGCGCATGAAGCAGGGCGCTCAGCATTCGCGCGGCCGCTGGCTCCTGTTTCTCGGCGCCAATGCCGTGCTGGCGGAAGGCTGGGCCCGTGAAGTGGGCGCATTCCTCGAAACGGCGGAGCGGCGTGGCGCCGCCGATCGCATGGTCGCGACCTTCCGGCTCTCCGTGGACGGCTTTGGTCTGCGGCCACGCTTCGGCGAAGCGGTGGCGGCGGCCAAGCTTGCCGTTTTCGGCCGTCCCAAGGCGGGGCAGGGGCTGCTGATCAGCCGCAAGCATTATGAGCGCATCGGCGGCCATGCCGCTGGCGTTGCCACCGAACGGCGCCTGTTCAGCCGCATCCGGCGCCGCGACATGTATGTCTTTCAAAGCCGTGTGATGCTGGCGGAAGCGGATGTTTCCGCCCCCTGA
- the fliR gene encoding flagellar biosynthesis protein FliR, whose translation MIPLDVSILSAFLVFCRIGSCIMMMPGLSGYRLPVRVRLLLAVAVSLAILPLMYDDLVNFIRNANSAQLLLSIGTEMATGAIIGTLARIFYLMLQMMLVAIAQFIGLSSPMGLPEDGEVLPSLATLMILAATTMMFLTDQHYEMLRGLIASYRQIPVGVGFGGRGALIQASDQLSAALMIAMRLASPFLIYSLIINFAVGLINKLVPQIPVYFISAPFILLGGLILLYGLSDQMLTAFSAAFNLFLRTG comes from the coding sequence GTGATCCCTCTGGACGTCTCGATCCTGAGCGCCTTCCTGGTGTTCTGCAGGATCGGGAGCTGCATCATGATGATGCCGGGCCTGTCGGGCTATCGCCTGCCCGTGCGCGTCCGCCTGCTGCTGGCGGTGGCGGTCTCTCTCGCCATCCTGCCACTGATGTATGACGACCTCGTCAATTTCATCCGCAACGCCAATTCCGCGCAGCTTCTGCTGTCCATCGGCACCGAGATGGCGACGGGGGCCATCATCGGAACCCTGGCCCGCATCTTCTATCTCATGCTGCAGATGATGCTGGTGGCCATCGCCCAGTTCATCGGCCTGTCCTCCCCCATGGGCCTGCCGGAAGACGGCGAGGTGCTGCCATCGCTGGCCACGCTGATGATCCTGGCGGCCACCACGATGATGTTCCTGACCGACCAGCATTACGAGATGCTGCGGGGCCTCATCGCTTCCTATCGGCAGATCCCGGTGGGGGTGGGCTTTGGCGGCCGGGGCGCCCTCATCCAGGCCTCGGACCAGCTTTCTGCGGCGCTGATGATCGCCATGCGCCTCGCCAGCCCGTTCCTGATCTACTCGCTCATCATCAATTTCGCGGTCGGCCTCATCAACAAGCTGGTGCCGCAGATCCCGGTTTACTTCATTTCTGCCCCGTTCATTCTGCTCGGGGGCCTCATTTTGCTTTACGGTCTCTCGGATCAGATGTTGACCGCCTTCTCCGCCGCGTTCAATCTCTTCCTGAGGACGGGGTGA
- a CDS encoding globin-coupled sensor protein, with protein MTQESLSQRLNFIGMDKALQASLREARDLVVAAMPKILDGFYDHLMTYPDMARMFPTAAVRAHAKAMQIKHWGVILDGRFDAAYVESVTRIGQTHARLGLEPRWYIAGYALLLSGLVAAIETGFKAGRFDRTAPERKARLIEAVITAALLDMDFAISVYLDAGIKAKRETLDRVGAAFRSIVTTVSDAAAHLETTAASLADTAQSTRALSSAVASSSEQASSNVQSVATASDELAASINEISRQVRESSRIAGEAVEQAQRTDERIRELSSASARIGDVLKLITAIAEQTNLLALNATIEAARAGEAGRGFAVVAQEVKALASQTAKAIEEIGGQITSMQSATQDSVSAVKEIGHTIERLAGISETIAHAVDSQTEATSMITANVARAAVGTEEVATAIASVRTQAVNTGSASEEVLGSARMLSSESQRLNEEVETFLKTIDVV; from the coding sequence ATGACACAAGAAAGTCTGAGCCAGCGTCTGAATTTCATCGGCATGGACAAGGCCCTTCAGGCCAGCCTGCGCGAGGCGCGCGATCTGGTGGTCGCCGCGATGCCGAAGATCCTGGATGGCTTCTACGACCACCTGATGACCTATCCGGACATGGCCCGGATGTTCCCCACGGCCGCCGTGCGCGCCCACGCCAAGGCGATGCAGATCAAGCACTGGGGCGTGATCCTCGATGGCCGGTTCGATGCCGCCTATGTGGAATCCGTCACCCGCATCGGCCAGACGCATGCCCGTCTCGGCCTTGAGCCCCGCTGGTACATCGCGGGCTATGCCCTTCTTCTGAGCGGCCTCGTCGCCGCCATCGAGACCGGCTTCAAGGCCGGTCGCTTCGACCGCACGGCGCCCGAACGGAAGGCGCGGCTGATCGAGGCGGTCATCACCGCCGCCCTGCTGGATATGGATTTCGCCATCTCCGTCTATCTCGATGCCGGCATCAAGGCGAAGCGCGAGACCCTCGATCGGGTTGGCGCGGCCTTCCGCAGCATCGTGACGACGGTTTCCGACGCCGCCGCGCATCTGGAGACTACGGCGGCCTCGCTGGCCGACACGGCGCAGAGCACGCGCGCGCTGTCGTCCGCCGTCGCCTCTTCCTCCGAGCAGGCCTCGTCCAACGTGCAGTCGGTGGCGACGGCCTCCGACGAACTGGCCGCATCCATCAACGAGATCAGCCGCCAGGTGCGGGAATCGAGCCGCATCGCCGGTGAGGCGGTGGAGCAGGCGCAACGCACCGATGAGCGCATCCGCGAGCTCTCGAGCGCCTCGGCGCGCATCGGGGATGTCCTGAAGCTCATCACCGCCATCGCGGAGCAGACCAATCTCCTCGCGCTCAACGCCACCATCGAGGCCGCGCGCGCGGGCGAGGCGGGGCGCGGCTTCGCGGTGGTGGCGCAGGAAGTGAAGGCGCTCGCCTCCCAGACGGCCAAGGCCATCGAGGAGATCGGCGGCCAGATCACCTCCATGCAGTCGGCGACGCAGGATAGCGTGTCGGCGGTGAAGGAGATCGGTCACACCATCGAGCGCCTCGCCGGCATCTCGGAAACCATCGCCCATGCGGTGGACAGCCAGACCGAGGCGACGTCCATGATCACCGCCAATGTGGCGCGCGCCGCCGTGGGCACGGAGGAGGTGGCGACCGCCATCGCCTCGGTGCGGACCCAGGCAGTCAACACCGGATCGGCGTCCGAGGAAGTGCTGGGCTCCGCCCGGATGCTGAGCTCGGAAAGCCAGAGGCTGAACGAGGAAGTGGAGACCTTCCTGAAGACCATCGATGTGGTCTGA
- a CDS encoding methyl-accepting chemotaxis protein: protein MKIAGKIYSIVGILGLTTLIVCVMGLSALNELNNTSDRLDATAQRAFVAEKLNGAITAVVMESRGIYAAPDIAAAKPFAAGLRKQLDNVDQLAAQLKRLSGNTDAQAVDAVLSDLAKFREFRVETARLGESVSPQAANVQGNNDANRANRRALQASVDRLTDQIRNELEPLRARIDGLQNQTWWRLVILTGVGLLIGGSIAIWIGTRTMSRPLRRASETLRRLASGELDVAVEAQRSKDEIGDLWQSTKQLLEELRQADRLRIEQRELAVRAESDKRAAMHSLADEFDREVSGVVRTVAEAVSTLERNAATMSASADQTSRQSTVVAAAAEEATSNVQTAASAAEELAASVREIGTQVSTAAKIAEEATGQAAKTADVARGLSASATRIGQVVQLITDIASQTNLLALNATIEAARAGDAGKGFAVVASEVKSLAEQTSKATDEISAQVSAVQGATDEVVRAIEGISDTIRKIDDISSAIANAIDQQGAATGEIAQNVSQAAQGTQEVSSSITGVSAAAQATGRVSTDIVHAATDLSAQASRLRSQVDTFVARVRAA from the coding sequence ATGAAGATTGCGGGGAAGATCTACAGCATCGTCGGCATTCTCGGTCTCACCACGCTGATCGTGTGCGTCATGGGCCTGAGTGCGCTGAACGAGTTGAACAACACGTCGGATCGGCTCGACGCGACGGCGCAGCGCGCCTTCGTGGCTGAGAAGCTGAACGGCGCGATCACCGCCGTCGTCATGGAATCCCGCGGCATCTATGCCGCCCCCGACATCGCGGCCGCCAAGCCCTTCGCCGCCGGCCTGCGCAAGCAGCTCGATAACGTGGACCAACTCGCCGCGCAGCTGAAGCGCCTCAGCGGCAACACCGACGCGCAGGCGGTGGATGCGGTGCTCTCCGACCTCGCCAAGTTCCGCGAGTTCCGGGTGGAGACGGCGCGCCTCGGCGAGAGCGTGAGCCCGCAGGCCGCCAATGTGCAGGGCAACAATGATGCGAACCGCGCCAACCGCCGCGCCCTCCAGGCCTCGGTGGACCGGCTGACGGACCAGATCCGCAATGAACTCGAGCCTCTGCGTGCGCGCATCGATGGCTTGCAGAATCAAACCTGGTGGCGCCTCGTGATTCTCACCGGTGTCGGCCTCCTCATCGGCGGTTCGATCGCCATCTGGATCGGCACGCGGACCATGAGCCGGCCGCTGCGCCGCGCCTCCGAGACGCTCCGCCGCCTCGCTTCCGGCGAGCTGGACGTGGCCGTCGAGGCACAGCGCTCGAAGGACGAGATCGGCGACCTGTGGCAATCCACCAAGCAGTTGCTGGAGGAACTGCGCCAGGCCGACCGGCTGCGGATCGAGCAGCGCGAGCTGGCGGTCCGGGCCGAGAGCGACAAGCGCGCGGCCATGCATTCGCTTGCCGATGAATTCGATCGCGAGGTCTCCGGTGTGGTCCGCACCGTGGCCGAGGCCGTGTCCACGCTGGAGCGCAACGCCGCGACCATGAGCGCCTCGGCGGACCAGACCTCCCGGCAGTCCACCGTCGTCGCCGCGGCGGCGGAGGAAGCTACAAGCAACGTTCAGACGGCAGCCTCCGCTGCGGAAGAACTGGCTGCCTCCGTTCGCGAGATCGGTACCCAGGTGTCCACCGCCGCGAAGATCGCGGAAGAGGCCACCGGGCAGGCAGCCAAGACGGCAGACGTGGCGCGCGGGCTTTCCGCCAGCGCGACGCGGATCGGACAGGTGGTGCAGCTCATCACTGACATCGCTTCGCAGACCAACCTCCTGGCGCTGAACGCGACCATCGAGGCGGCTCGCGCCGGCGATGCCGGAAAGGGGTTCGCGGTGGTGGCGAGCGAAGTGAAGTCGCTCGCCGAGCAGACCTCGAAGGCGACCGACGAAATCTCGGCTCAGGTTTCCGCCGTGCAGGGGGCGACCGACGAGGTGGTGCGGGCCATCGAGGGTATCTCGGACACCATCCGCAAGATTGACGACATCTCCTCGGCCATCGCCAACGCCATCGATCAGCAGGGCGCGGCGACCGGAGAGATCGCACAGAACGTGAGCCAGGCGGCACAGGGCACGCAGGAGGTCTCCTCCAGCATCACCGGTGTTTCCGCCGCGGCTCAGGCCACGGGGCGTGTCTCGACCGACATCGTGCACGCCGCAACCGATCTCTCGGCGCAGGCAAGCCGCCTGCGCAGCCAGGTCGACACTTTCGTCGCACGGGTCCGCGCGGCCTAG
- a CDS encoding protein-glutamate methylesterase/protein-glutamine glutaminase — MSTSAPSADTGAVEDPIRVMIVDDSVFIRGILSNWLGESPDLRVVATHANGRRAVDDVQKSLPDVVILDLEMPEMDGLTALPLILEKKPNTVVLVASTLTRRGAEVSLKAMSLGAADYVPKPDAGRGISAADEFRRDLTAKVRSLGQRVRRRGSLPRVMAAAAASAAAAPAAAPATAGAAAPAPARPAAPAAGAAPAAPVSAFAKPKVNDKRRPYSMSPVTVLAVGSSTGGPQALTRLFTDIGPSIANVPVVIVQHMPATFTAILAEHVGRAAGRPAAEGIDGEVVKPGHIYIAPGGKHMVLEKSGNDKVIRLHDGPPVNFCKPAVDPMFDTVSEIYGRNALAVVLTGMGSDGAKGAGRIADAGGSVIAQDEETSVVWGMPGATVQMGNASEVLSIADIGRKVSRLLTGGRA; from the coding sequence ATGAGCACTTCCGCGCCTTCAGCGGATACGGGAGCCGTCGAAGATCCGATCCGCGTGATGATCGTGGATGACAGTGTCTTCATTCGCGGAATCCTATCCAACTGGCTCGGGGAATCGCCAGACCTGCGGGTCGTCGCCACGCACGCCAACGGCCGCCGCGCCGTGGACGACGTGCAGAAGTCGCTGCCTGACGTGGTCATCCTCGACCTCGAAATGCCGGAGATGGACGGGCTTACGGCCCTGCCCCTCATCCTTGAGAAAAAGCCGAACACCGTCGTCCTGGTGGCCTCCACGCTGACCCGGCGCGGGGCGGAAGTCTCGCTGAAGGCGATGAGCCTCGGTGCGGCCGACTATGTGCCGAAGCCGGACGCCGGCCGCGGCATCTCGGCCGCCGACGAGTTCCGCCGCGACCTGACCGCGAAGGTGCGCAGCCTTGGACAGCGCGTGCGTCGCCGCGGCAGCCTGCCGCGCGTGATGGCCGCTGCTGCCGCGTCCGCGGCTGCGGCGCCTGCCGCAGCTCCGGCCACTGCGGGTGCGGCTGCGCCGGCACCGGCCCGGCCCGCGGCACCTGCGGCGGGAGCGGCTCCCGCGGCTCCGGTCTCGGCCTTCGCCAAGCCGAAGGTGAACGACAAGCGCCGGCCTTATTCCATGTCGCCGGTGACCGTGCTGGCGGTGGGCAGCTCCACGGGCGGGCCGCAGGCCCTCACGCGCCTGTTCACCGACATCGGGCCGTCCATCGCCAACGTGCCCGTGGTGATCGTGCAGCACATGCCGGCCACCTTCACCGCCATTCTCGCCGAGCACGTGGGACGTGCGGCGGGGCGTCCGGCGGCGGAAGGCATTGATGGCGAGGTGGTGAAGCCTGGCCACATCTATATCGCGCCGGGCGGCAAGCACATGGTGCTGGAGAAGTCCGGCAACGACAAGGTGATCCGCCTGCATGACGGGCCGCCGGTGAATTTCTGCAAGCCGGCCGTCGATCCGATGTTCGACACCGTTTCGGAAATCTACGGCCGCAACGCGCTGGCGGTCGTGCTGACCGGAATGGGCAGTGACGGGGCCAAGGGCGCCGGCCGTATCGCCGATGCCGGTGGCAGCGTGATTGCGCAAGACGAAGAAACAAGCGTCGTTTGGGGCATGCCCGGTGCGACCGTCCAGATGGGGAACGCCTCCGAAGTTCTCTCCATCGCAGACATCGGCCGCAAGGTGTCTCGCTTGCTGACGGGAGGACGGGCATGA
- a CDS encoding chemotaxis protein CheW, translating to MTSTSLVLARQENTGAGAQYVTVRIGPQLFGLPIEMVHEVFVPDHITRVPLSNHEIEGVLNLRGRIVTMINMRSMLGLPALEDTRRMAVGIEHHGESFGLMIDEVGEVLVLDPARKETNPTNLDPHWADIVTGVYRLKGQLMLVLDVDLALGRLNTARAA from the coding sequence ATGACCAGCACCAGTCTCGTCCTCGCACGACAGGAAAACACCGGCGCGGGCGCCCAGTATGTGACCGTCCGGATCGGGCCGCAGCTCTTCGGCCTGCCGATCGAGATGGTCCACGAGGTCTTCGTACCGGACCACATCACGCGGGTGCCGCTCTCGAACCATGAGATCGAGGGCGTCCTCAACCTGCGCGGCCGCATCGTGACCATGATCAACATGCGCAGCATGCTCGGCCTGCCGGCGCTTGAGGACACTCGCCGCATGGCGGTGGGCATCGAGCATCACGGCGAATCCTTCGGACTGATGATCGACGAGGTGGGCGAAGTGCTCGTCCTCGATCCGGCCCGCAAGGAGACGAATCCGACGAATCTCGATCCCCACTGGGCCGATATCGTCACGGGCGTCTATCGGCTGAAGGGGCAGCTCATGCTGGTCCTCGACGTTGACCTGGCGCTTGGCCGGCTCAACACGGCGCGCGCCGCCTGA